AGCGCAGTGCTGATAGATGGAAGCTATGGAGAGGGAGGAGGGCAAATAGTCAGAACATCCATCGCCCTCTCCGCAGTCAGCGGTAGACCAGTCAAGATCTTCAACATAAGAGCTAGGAGGAAGAATCCCGGACTTCAGCATCAGCATTTATCTGCTATCCGCGCCATAGCAATGATCTCTGAGGGAAGGATCTCTGGAGCAACCCTTGGAAGCACAGAAGTTTTCTTTGTGCCAGGTAAGCTAAGATCTGGGAACTTCAGAATAGATGTTGGTACTGCTGGAAGCGTAACCCTAATTGCCCAAGCTCTTTTACCGATCCTTCCATTTCTTCCCGGAAGAACGAAGATCGAAATAATTGGGGGAACAGATGTTCCCTGGAGTCCCACATCTGATTATTTCTCAACTGTCGTTGTTGGGATATCTGAGGCGATAGGGCTGAAGTTCTCCTTCGAAATTGTGAAGCGAGGGTACTATCCAAAGGGAGGAGGCAGAGTTATCATAGAAATCGACGAGCCCCCAGGAGAGATCAGACCCTTCAAACTTATTGAGAGGGGAGAACTAAAGGAGATAATCATCTTGAGCACTGCACACAATCTTCCCAGACATGTTGCAGAGAGGCAGGCAAATTCAGCAGCTGAGATGCTGCAAAGTGCTATGAGAGAAGTGAAGCTAAGGAGAGTCATTGAGGACGACTCGAAAGGAGAGAGGCCTCTGGATCCGGGATCTTCTATAGCGATAGTAGCACGCACTGAAAAATCCTTTCTCGGCTCTGACTCCCTGGGAGAGAGAGGAAAGAGGGCGGAAGTCGTTGGAAAGGAAGCTACAGAGAAGCTCATAGAGGATCTCTCAACAGGAAAGGCCCTAGACAGGCACATGTCCGATATGCTCATTCCTATTGCTGCCCTCGCTGGCAGAGGAAGCGAGCTGGGTGGAGCTAAGCTAACAGAGCACGCTGCAACTAATGTCGAGATAGTCAAGCAGCTTCTGGGGGTAAGGGTTGAAGTAAGTGGAAGAAAGGGGGAGCCATTTACTCTGAAGATCCTTTAGCATGTTCTGCTGTTTCACACTCTTCACCCTTCTCCCTCTCTGGTAGACAAAATCTCCTCACAATCTCCAGTATTATAGAAGTAGTGCTGTTTGGAAAAACATTTGTATTTCTTTTCTCCAGCCTTCTCACATCAATTCCCCTAACCCCCCTTCTCTCCAGCTCTTCCTTAAGCTTTATCTCATCGACCTTCTGGTCTGGCCCGAGAATAAGTATATCAGGAGAAAGCTCAACAACTCTCTTCAGAAAATCCTCCTCATCTCCCAGAACAGCATCTTTAACCCATCTTATGGATTTCACCATTTCGAGCCTAGATTTCTCCGGAAAAATAGTCTCTCTCCCCTTGATCTTTTTCACATTTACATCTCTGGAAACAATCACGTATAGTTCTCCGAACTGAGCAGCTTGCTTCATGAAGTACACGTGTCCAGGATGCAGTATATCGAAGGTTCCAGCTATTACAACCTTTTTGGCTTTCTCTCTCTTCCACTCTATCTTCAGCTTCCCCCTCAATGCCAGAGAATCCAGGAGACCCTCTGCATATGAGATGGCGGCGATCGCGGTTGTGCAGTCCTCCCTTGAAAGGTAGTAGTCAGCATCCTTGACATAGAGCTCTGAGAGCTCCACAAGCTTGAGATCTTCGGGGGGTAGCTGCTCCATACTCCTTTTCGCCTGAGCCAATGCGTCCTTGACCATTGATATATAGAGTGATGCCCTGCTACATGCATCGCTCACTTCCTGTACACCTCAAGCGCCTCTTTTTCCATGAAGTGCAGCTTTCCCGGAACAATGAGCGAGTCTGGAGGATTGAAATGCATTTCCATCAATTCTCCGGCTCTTCCTGCGATAATTCTCTCATCGGGCCAGGAGGCTCTCTCCACAACAACCACCTCAATATCCTCCGAGAACGCTTTCCTCTTCTCAATCCCTTCTGCCTGCATTAGAAGCTTTATTGCCTCTGCAGCGCTGAGGGGTCCAAGCTTCTCATCAATATCAAGGAAGAAAAAAGTATGCAGTCCTCTTCTCCTGTTTTCCTCTAGCACCAAATAAGGATAGATTGAGATAATTCCATCCTTTGGGTAAACTATTGTTGCACTCTCTCCAAACTTGTATTGAAACAGGCCAGTTGCTGAAACGGAATAGGAAAATATGTTGACCGAGGGTATATATTCCACTTGACATCCTCGTTGCATGAAGTGCAGCTTGAGAGCTAAATGAGTTGTTGCAATGTAGGGATCCCCTATAACAGCTAGAGCTACGGCTTTCCCAACCAATGCTTCCTTGAGAATTTTTTCCCCAGAGCTCTCTTCCAGATCCTTCCTTGACAGCCTGAATATTTTCTCCCTTCTCACACCAATTTTCTCCAGGGCAAGGATTGGTTCGGGATAGTAGAAGCTAGTGTACTCTTCCAAGTAGACCAGATCAGCCTCCCTTAGAGCTTCAGCAGCTCTAAGCGTTATGTGTCCTTCTTGGAGGCCGAGTCCAATGAACGCAATTCTACCAATGCATCTGCTCAAGACAATCATTCCCCGGAGCGAGTGAAATATTAGTTCGATAGCTCTATTTATTCATTCACAGATGATGAAGTATGGGAATTGCATACATTAACGGAATATTGAGCATTGGAGGCATCTCTGCTGAGGAAATTGCCAAGGAGTTTGGAACCCCCATATATGTATATGATGAGGAGACAATTCGCAAGAGCTATGAGAGAATAAGGGAAGCATTTTCCTACGAGAACCTTGAAATAATGTATGCAGCTAAGGCAAATTCCAACATCCACATTCTCAAGATAATGAGAGAACTGGGTGCTGGGCTTGATGCTGTTTCTCCCTATGAAGTCTTGTTGGGAAGGATGGCAGGATTTGCTCCGGAGTCAATTTTATTCACTGGAAGCAGTGTGAGCAATGAG
The Fervidicoccaceae archaeon genome window above contains:
- the rtcA gene encoding RNA 3'-terminal phosphate cyclase, with protein sequence MESAVLIDGSYGEGGGQIVRTSIALSAVSGRPVKIFNIRARRKNPGLQHQHLSAIRAIAMISEGRISGATLGSTEVFFVPGKLRSGNFRIDVGTAGSVTLIAQALLPILPFLPGRTKIEIIGGTDVPWSPTSDYFSTVVVGISEAIGLKFSFEIVKRGYYPKGGGRVIIEIDEPPGEIRPFKLIERGELKEIIILSTAHNLPRHVAERQANSAAEMLQSAMREVKLRRVIEDDSKGERPLDPGSSIAIVARTEKSFLGSDSLGERGKRAEVVGKEATEKLIEDLSTGKALDRHMSDMLIPIAALAGRGSELGGAKLTEHAATNVEIVKQLLGVRVEVSGRKGEPFTLKIL
- a CDS encoding DUF357 domain-containing protein, whose translation is MSDACSRASLYISMVKDALAQAKRSMEQLPPEDLKLVELSELYVKDADYYLSREDCTTAIAAISYAEGLLDSLALRGKLKIEWKREKAKKVVIAGTFDILHPGHVYFMKQAAQFGELYVIVSRDVNVKKIKGRETIFPEKSRLEMVKSIRWVKDAVLGDEEDFLKRVVELSPDILILGPDQKVDEIKLKEELERRGVRGIDVRRLEKRNTNVFPNSTTSIILEIVRRFCLPEREKGEECETAEHAKGSSE
- the dph5 gene encoding diphthine synthase, with the protein product MSRCIGRIAFIGLGLQEGHITLRAAEALREADLVYLEEYTSFYYPEPILALEKIGVRREKIFRLSRKDLEESSGEKILKEALVGKAVALAVIGDPYIATTHLALKLHFMQRGCQVEYIPSVNIFSYSVSATGLFQYKFGESATIVYPKDGIISIYPYLVLEENRRRGLHTFFFLDIDEKLGPLSAAEAIKLLMQAEGIEKRKAFSEDIEVVVVERASWPDERIIAGRAGELMEMHFNPPDSLIVPGKLHFMEKEALEVYRK